In Nitrospiria bacterium, a single genomic region encodes these proteins:
- a CDS encoding cytochrome c, with protein sequence MFAFLFLIQTGRAESRGDVKLGKTIYIKNCVSCHGQKGDGLSSRPRFPNFADAKTMAGKTDQEFFDKISNGGKGSGMPAWKNVLSEQDRWNVLAYIRTLSNP encoded by the coding sequence GTGTTCGCTTTCCTGTTTCTGATCCAGACCGGCCGAGCGGAATCCCGCGGGGATGTCAAACTCGGCAAGACGATCTACATTAAAAATTGCGTCTCCTGCCACGGCCAGAAGGGCGACGGTCTCAGTTCCCGTCCCCGTTTTCCCAATTTCGCCGATGCCAAGACCATGGCAGGTAAAACCGATCAGGAGTTTTTTGACAAGATCTCAAACGGGGGAAAAGGAAGCGGTATGCCGGCTTGGAAAAATGTTCTTTCAGAGCAGGACCGTTGGAACGTCTTGGCATACATCCGAACTCTCTCCAACCCTTAG
- the amrB gene encoding AmmeMemoRadiSam system protein B, whose product MVRSPAVAGQFYPAAPEQLRNHVMQCLEKDAIRESARAVVCPHAGLVYSGPVAGAVYSRVQLPDTVLLVGPNHTGFGPPLSIYAEGRWNMPNGAVSIDHRLAADVLTRCHQAESDTEAHRFEHCLEVQLPFLQYLHPTVAIVPVLMMSTELAVCRDLGEAMATAVTEAHRPVLIIASTDMSHYEPDAVARRKDHWANNEILSLNPIGLHRVVREKQISMCGFAPTVAMLFAVLRLGAKQAKLVKYMTSGEASGDYNRVVGYSGFLIN is encoded by the coding sequence ATGGTCCGTAGCCCCGCCGTCGCCGGACAGTTCTATCCAGCGGCTCCTGAACAGCTTCGAAACCACGTCATGCAATGCCTTGAGAAAGACGCCATCCGGGAATCCGCCCGGGCGGTGGTCTGCCCCCATGCCGGTTTGGTTTACTCCGGTCCTGTTGCTGGAGCCGTCTATTCCCGCGTTCAACTACCCGACACGGTTCTGCTGGTCGGGCCCAATCACACCGGTTTCGGCCCTCCGCTCTCAATCTATGCAGAGGGTCGCTGGAACATGCCGAATGGCGCGGTCTCGATCGATCACCGTTTGGCCGCGGATGTTCTGACCCGGTGCCATCAGGCTGAATCGGATACGGAAGCGCACCGGTTCGAACATTGCCTTGAGGTGCAACTTCCCTTTCTTCAATACCTTCACCCCACGGTCGCAATCGTGCCGGTACTCATGATGAGCACAGAGCTGGCCGTTTGCAGGGACCTGGGCGAGGCGATGGCGACGGCCGTAACGGAAGCCCACAGACCGGTCTTGATTATCGCCAGCACGGACATGAGTCATTATGAACCCGATGCCGTGGCCCGAAGGAAGGACCACTGGGCGAATAATGAGATCCTGTCCCTAAATCCAATCGGCCTTCACCGCGTGGTCAGAGAAAAACAGATCTCGATGTGCGGTTTCGCCCCAACGGTCGCCATGCTTTTTGCCGTTCTTCGTTTGGGGGCCAAGCAGGCCAAACTGGTTAAGTACATGACGTCGGGAGAAGCCAGCGGTGATTATAACCGGGTCGTGGGATACTCCGGATTTTTGATCAACTAA
- a CDS encoding sensor domain-containing diguanylate cyclase, with protein sequence MLDFMFLLSSISVVIGLLVLAGLVALRRLTNMTRSMGSDLSHLRSQIDLKELTLNQQRQSLLHIKQETANLSRILLLLPDLAKQLSSAHTTQELEETIVFLTQKLLEAREVSLFALEQDVLVLKAQLGFSSETADRIRRLNIGEGRIGWTAKKRVIMTADDFEKESNLVKTSFLQDPSKNVQTDLCAPLVHWDRFYGVINVGGMGTTPENSRRLINLICHLGVVALENILLVHEIQQQADLDSLTKLYNVTYFYKYLDRELQKAQRYDRPLTVALFDLDQFETYNQLFGRLEGDQVLRVVSNIIRDGLRTVDIPCRYGGEEMAVVLPETDPEKGRFVAERIRQSVEAHSFSLKRVTISGGLAVFPADGKDSKDLIKKAEAALDAAKKSGRNRVVSYSSISEAP encoded by the coding sequence ATGCTGGATTTCATGTTTCTTCTTTCGAGCATCAGTGTCGTTATAGGTCTACTCGTCCTGGCCGGTCTGGTTGCGCTGAGGCGCCTGACCAACATGACCAGAAGCATGGGAAGCGACCTGAGTCATCTTCGGTCTCAGATAGACCTCAAAGAGTTGACTCTGAACCAACAACGCCAATCGCTCCTTCATATCAAACAAGAGACGGCCAACCTTTCAAGGATCCTCCTCCTTCTCCCCGACCTGGCCAAGCAGTTATCCTCGGCCCATACAACCCAGGAACTGGAAGAGACGATCGTCTTTCTGACGCAGAAACTCCTGGAGGCGAGAGAGGTGTCTCTTTTCGCGCTCGAGCAGGATGTGTTGGTGCTGAAGGCCCAGTTGGGCTTTTCATCCGAAACGGCCGATAGGATCAGGCGGTTGAACATCGGCGAAGGCCGCATCGGCTGGACGGCCAAGAAGCGGGTGATCATGACGGCCGATGATTTTGAAAAGGAAAGCAACCTGGTGAAAACCTCTTTCCTTCAAGACCCTTCTAAAAACGTTCAAACCGATCTCTGTGCCCCGTTGGTTCACTGGGACCGGTTCTATGGAGTGATTAATGTCGGGGGGATGGGCACCACCCCCGAGAACAGCCGACGGTTGATCAACTTGATCTGTCATCTGGGCGTGGTCGCCCTGGAAAATATCCTCTTGGTCCACGAGATTCAGCAACAGGCCGATCTGGACAGCCTGACCAAGCTTTATAACGTCACCTACTTTTATAAGTACCTCGACCGCGAGCTCCAGAAGGCTCAGCGTTACGATCGACCGTTAACCGTGGCGCTCTTCGATTTGGATCAATTTGAAACGTACAACCAACTCTTCGGCCGGCTGGAAGGGGATCAGGTTCTTCGGGTGGTGTCGAACATTATCAGGGACGGCCTCCGGACAGTGGATATTCCATGTCGCTATGGTGGGGAAGAAATGGCCGTGGTCCTTCCGGAAACCGATCCGGAAAAAGGGCGATTCGTAGCCGAGCGGATTCGGCAATCCGTGGAAGCTCATTCCTTTTCGTTAAAGCGCGTCACGATCAGCGGGGGGCTCGCCGTCTTCCCCGCGGATGGAAAGGATTCGAAAGACCTCATCAAAAAAGCCGAGGCGGCGCTGGACGCGGCTAAAAAGTCGGGCCGGAACCGGGTTGTCAGCTATTCGTCGATCTCCGAAGCGCCTTGA
- a CDS encoding DUF507 family protein, with translation MRLKRERITALAQILVDQLTEQKAIRLEVPRAEMVSSLEQVITGELMVEDRLDAEVRQILETYRTQIEKGQVDERKMFLMIKKQLAKEREIIL, from the coding sequence ATGCGACTCAAAAGGGAACGAATCACCGCATTGGCCCAAATCCTTGTCGACCAATTGACCGAACAAAAAGCGATCCGGCTGGAGGTGCCGAGGGCCGAGATGGTCTCGTCGCTGGAACAAGTTATCACGGGCGAGTTGATGGTTGAAGACCGGTTGGATGCCGAAGTCCGCCAAATCCTCGAGACTTACCGAACCCAGATCGAGAAGGGCCAAGTGGATGAGCGCAAGATGTTTCTGATGATCAAGAAGCAATTGGCCAAAGAACGCGAGATTATTCTGTAA
- a CDS encoding response regulator has product MAKKLLVVDSNLAIQKLVEYNLSREKFEVTCLNDGLSALDLLAQIDPDLILADFHLEGISFVRFCEKVKQKQTSKERAILVLVSGTDSYDPNTLVSLGVVDFVKKPLEPKDLIEKLKELSQDAATLIDRAPKPVVPAALDSPPPLPPSQTPVAASPPPSKDQAEIMKIEELLGWSLPGEKPPGEVSQKAEKGIPEIDNETTMIQSRTDVTALPSAPPEPTKESSEVPAVSPPPALEDSEQTVIGLRTPPISPPSTTPEAPADAATPASKVEPPEAPSPPVTLATLEEAFPQLYTSPETIEAPPPTPTVQEAGAQPPPASGGTVSQEMVESLVSKMAREIIEKVAWDVVPSLAETMIKEELDKLKADKPA; this is encoded by the coding sequence ATGGCGAAAAAGCTGCTTGTCGTCGATAGCAATCTTGCCATCCAGAAATTGGTCGAATACAACCTCTCCCGTGAAAAATTCGAGGTGACTTGCCTCAACGACGGCCTGTCCGCATTGGATCTGCTTGCCCAAATTGATCCGGATTTAATCTTGGCCGACTTCCATCTTGAAGGGATCAGTTTTGTTCGTTTTTGTGAAAAGGTCAAACAGAAGCAGACTTCCAAAGAACGGGCGATTCTTGTCTTGGTCAGCGGAACGGACAGTTACGACCCCAACACGCTCGTTTCCCTCGGAGTCGTCGATTTCGTCAAGAAGCCGCTTGAGCCGAAAGACCTGATCGAAAAACTCAAGGAGCTTTCCCAAGATGCCGCAACCCTTATCGATCGAGCACCCAAACCGGTTGTTCCGGCCGCCCTCGACTCGCCCCCCCCCCTTCCTCCATCCCAAACACCCGTTGCCGCCTCTCCTCCGCCATCGAAAGACCAAGCGGAAATCATGAAGATCGAGGAACTGCTGGGGTGGTCGCTGCCCGGAGAGAAACCACCCGGGGAAGTATCTCAAAAGGCCGAAAAGGGTATCCCTGAAATTGATAATGAGACGACCATGATCCAGAGCCGGACCGACGTTACGGCTCTGCCTTCGGCCCCGCCGGAACCGACGAAAGAATCGTCGGAAGTCCCCGCGGTAAGCCCACCACCCGCCTTGGAGGACTCGGAACAAACCGTGATCGGCCTGCGAACGCCGCCGATTTCCCCGCCGTCAACAACGCCGGAAGCGCCCGCCGATGCGGCCACGCCGGCTTCCAAGGTCGAACCGCCGGAAGCTCCCTCGCCGCCGGTGACTTTGGCCACCCTGGAGGAAGCCTTTCCCCAGCTCTACACGAGTCCGGAGACCATCGAAGCTCCGCCGCCCACCCCCACCGTTCAGGAGGCGGGTGCTCAACCCCCGCCGGCCTCCGGCGGCACCGTTTCTCAAGAGATGGTCGAGTCGCTCGTTTCCAAAATGGCCAGGGAAATCATTGAAAAGGTCGCCTGGGACGTGGTCCCGTCCTTAGCCGAGACCATGATTAAAGAGGAACTCGATAAACTCAAGGCGGACAAGCCGGCCTAA
- a CDS encoding DUF507 family protein, which translates to MALSDDKISHLSHLILKNLAQGHRASYLMEEEKVLREIKQVLIREFRVEEEIDQTVRAKLASYSRPISEGSPEWEVLYQKFFAEERQRRRR; encoded by the coding sequence GTGGCGCTCAGCGATGACAAGATTAGTCACCTTTCTCATCTGATCCTGAAAAACTTGGCTCAGGGCCATAGGGCCAGTTATCTGATGGAAGAAGAGAAGGTCCTGCGCGAAATCAAACAGGTCCTCATCCGCGAATTTCGGGTGGAAGAAGAGATCGATCAGACCGTTCGTGCGAAGCTGGCCTCCTATTCGCGGCCTATTTCAGAAGGCAGCCCGGAATGGGAGGTCCTCTATCAAAAATTCTTCGCGGAAGAGCGCCAGAGGCGGAGACGATGA
- a CDS encoding adenosylcobalamin-dependent ribonucleoside-diphosphate reductase yields the protein MKHNGSVSISPNALAVLRGRYLRRDSSGRVCETPAQMFRRVAENLAEAEKIYDPKADIQKTADAFYRLMADLEFLPNSPTLMNAGRELQQLSACFVLPIEDSLRSIFDAVKHTALIHQSGGGTGFSFSRLRPKDDPVLSTSGIASGPVSFMKVFNTATEVIKQGGTRRGANMGILRVDHPDILEFIAVKENPRELTNFNLSVGVTDRFMAAALKRTSYDLIHPNTRRRVRRLSAARVFDQIVRAAWATGEPGILFLDRINLDNPTPALGPIEATNPCGEQPLLPFESCNLGSINLMKMVRQGSSGPELDKGKLGRTVKLAVRLLDNVIDQNRYPLSEIKTMTQQGNRKIGLGVMGLADILILLGIPYDSEEAIGFAEHLMAFIHKEARQASVLLADERGVFPNFSRSIFAPHGPRLRNATTITIAPTGTLALIAGCSSGIEPLYGIATARIAMKNLKLVEVHPLFIQAARAAGVFNKAFQARLSRQSSIQGDKNIPKDIRRLFVTAHDISAEYHIRMQAAFQKYTDNAVSKTVNLPARATPNQVRQAFLLAYRLDCKGVTIYRSGSRDQQVLTCANVQYC from the coding sequence ATGAAACACAACGGTTCGGTTTCTATCTCGCCCAACGCCCTCGCGGTTCTTAGAGGACGCTACTTACGACGAGACTCGTCGGGCCGTGTCTGCGAAACCCCGGCCCAAATGTTCCGCCGTGTCGCGGAAAACCTCGCCGAGGCAGAGAAAATCTACGACCCCAAAGCCGACATTCAAAAAACGGCCGACGCTTTTTACCGATTGATGGCCGATCTGGAATTTTTGCCCAACTCTCCGACCCTGATGAACGCCGGCCGGGAGTTGCAGCAACTCTCGGCCTGTTTCGTCCTGCCGATCGAAGACTCCCTTCGATCGATCTTTGACGCCGTGAAGCATACCGCGCTGATTCATCAAAGCGGTGGCGGGACCGGCTTCTCGTTCAGCCGTCTCCGCCCCAAAGATGACCCGGTCCTGTCCACCAGCGGGATCGCCAGCGGTCCGGTCTCGTTCATGAAAGTGTTCAATACGGCTACGGAAGTCATCAAGCAAGGAGGGACGCGTCGGGGGGCCAACATGGGCATCCTTCGGGTCGACCATCCCGACATTCTCGAATTCATCGCCGTAAAGGAAAACCCCCGGGAGCTGACCAATTTTAACCTTTCGGTCGGTGTCACCGATCGCTTCATGGCGGCTGCTTTGAAGCGAACGTCTTACGATCTGATTCATCCCAACACCCGGCGGCGGGTCCGGCGTCTTTCGGCCGCACGTGTCTTCGATCAAATCGTCCGTGCCGCGTGGGCGACCGGCGAACCCGGCATCCTGTTCTTAGACCGGATCAATCTGGATAATCCGACTCCCGCCCTGGGTCCGATCGAGGCCACAAATCCCTGCGGCGAACAGCCGTTATTGCCATTCGAATCCTGCAATCTCGGCTCTATCAACTTGATGAAAATGGTCCGGCAGGGTTCTTCCGGCCCTGAACTCGATAAAGGCAAACTCGGTCGAACCGTCAAGCTGGCGGTTCGGCTTTTGGACAATGTGATTGATCAGAATCGTTATCCTCTGTCCGAAATTAAGACAATGACCCAGCAGGGCAACCGAAAGATCGGACTGGGGGTCATGGGTCTTGCGGACATCCTCATTCTTCTGGGCATTCCCTACGACTCCGAAGAGGCCATCGGTTTTGCAGAGCACCTCATGGCCTTCATCCATAAAGAAGCCCGCCAAGCCTCGGTCCTCTTGGCCGATGAGCGGGGAGTTTTTCCAAATTTCTCGCGAAGCATCTTTGCCCCTCATGGGCCGCGGCTCCGTAACGCCACCACGATCACGATCGCGCCCACGGGGACGCTGGCCCTGATCGCCGGATGCTCCAGCGGGATCGAACCCCTATACGGCATCGCCACGGCACGCATCGCGATGAAGAACTTGAAACTGGTGGAGGTTCATCCCCTCTTTATCCAGGCGGCCCGAGCGGCCGGGGTTTTCAACAAAGCGTTCCAGGCCCGCCTCTCCCGGCAAAGCTCAATTCAAGGCGACAAGAACATTCCTAAAGACATCCGAAGGCTTTTTGTCACGGCTCATGACATTTCCGCCGAATACCACATTCGGATGCAGGCCGCGTTTCAAAAATACACCGATAATGCCGTCTCTAAAACAGTGAACTTACCCGCACGGGCCACGCCGAATCAAGTCCGCCAGGCATTTCTCTTGGCCTACCGGTTGGACTGCAAAGGGGTGACCATCTACCGGAGCGGAAGCCGGGACCAACAGGTCTTGACCTGCGCAAACGTTCAGTACTGTTGA